One window of Streptococcus troglodytae genomic DNA carries:
- a CDS encoding DUF1858 domain-containing protein, with translation MNNTIDLSKPVAQTIKEHPEVKDILVELGFKPLANPAMLNTVGKVTTLLAGSKMTRIPLEKIKQTLEFNGYEVIGDE, from the coding sequence ATGAATAATACAATAGATTTATCAAAACCAGTTGCACAAACGATCAAAGAACATCCCGAAGTCAAGGATATTCTGGTGGAACTGGGCTTTAAACCTTTGGCAAATCCTGCCATGCTCAATACAGTCGGTAAAGTAACAACCTTGTTGGCTGGCTCAAAAATGACACGAATTCCTTTGGAAAAAATTAAACAAACTTTGGAATTTAATGGCTATGAAGTGATTGGAGACGAATGA